The Pogona vitticeps strain Pit_001003342236 chromosome 3, PviZW2.1, whole genome shotgun sequence genome includes a window with the following:
- the DDX3X gene encoding ATP-dependent RNA helicase DDX3X isoform X6 — translation MSHVAVENALGLDQQFAGLDLNSSDSQSGGGTASKGRYIPPHLRNREASKQGFDGGWSAGRDRDAYSSFGARSDRGTGKSSFFGDRGNGSRGRFDDRGGRGSDFDGISSRSDRGGFGRFDRGGNSRWSDKSDEDDWSKPLAPSERMEQELFAGGNTGINFEKYDDIPVEATGNNCPPHIESFSDVDMGEIIMGNIELTRYTRPTPVQKYAIPIIKDKRDLMACAQTGSGKTAAFLLPILSQIYTDGPGDALRAMKENGRYGRRKQYPISLVLAPTRELAVQIYEEARKFAYRSRVRPCVVYGGADIGQQIRDLERGCHLLVATPGRLVDMMERGKIGLDFCKYLVLDEADRMLDMGFEPQIRRIVEQDTMPPKGVRQTMMFSATFPKEIQMLARDFLEEYIFLAVGRVGSTSENITQKVVWVEESDKRSFLLDLLNATGKDCLGEFQHNSNGSGKESLTLVFVETKKGADSLEDFLYREGYACTSIHGDRCQRDREEALHQFRSGRSPILVATAVAARGLDISNVKHVINFDLPSDIEEYVHRIGRTGRVGNLGLATSFFNERNINITKDLLDLLVEAKQEVPSWLENMAYEQHHKGGSSRGRSKGRFSGGFGARDYRTSSSTSSSSFGSSRASSGRSGGGGSGGSGGHGGSRGFGGGYGGFYNSDGYGGNYNSQGVDWWGN, via the exons GATTTGATGGTGGATGGAGTGCTGGCAGAGACAGGGATGCATACAGTAGCTTTGGTGCAAGGAGTGATCGTGGAACAGGAAAATCAAGTTTCTTTGGTGACCGTGGCAATGGCTCAAGAGGAAG GTTTGATGACCGTGGTGGAAGAGGCAGTGACTTCGATGGTATTAGCAGTCGTAGTGATAGGGGTGGTTTTGGCAGATTCGATCGTGGCGGAAACAGTCGTTGGTCTGATAAAAGTGACGAAGATGACTGGTCCAAACCACTTGCACCAAGTGAGCGTATGGAACA GGAGCTGTTTGCTGGTGGGAACACTGgcattaattttgaaaaatatgatgacattccagttgaagcAACGGGCAACAATTGTCCTCCCCACATTGAAAGT TTCAGTGATGTTGATATGGGGGAAATCATCATGGGGAACATTGAGCTTACTCGTTACACTCGGCCCACTCCAGTGCAGAAATACGCTATTCCTATCATCAAAGACAAGAGAGACTTGATGGCTTGTGCCCAGACAG GGTCTGGGAAAACAGCTGCATTTCTTCTGCCCATATTGAGTCAGATATATACAGATGGCCCAGGTGATGCCTTGAGAGCTATGAAG GAGAATGGACGTTATGGGCGCCGTAAGCAATACCCAATCTCATTAGTATTGGCTCCCACAAGAGAACTGGCAGTTCAGATATATGAAGAAGCCAGAAAG TTTGCATATCGTTCCAGAGTTCGTCCTTGTGTTGTGTATGGTGGAGCTGATATTGGGCAGCAAATACGTGACTTGGAGCGTGGCTGTCACTTGCTTGTGGCAACTCCAGGTCGTCTTGTAGATATGATGGAGAGAGGAAAGATTGGATTAGATTTTTGCAA GTACTTGGTATTGGATGAAGCTGATCGTATGCTTGATATGGGGTTTGAACCACAAATTCGCCGTATTGTTGAACAAGATACTATGCCACCCAAGGGTGTTCGTCAGACTATGATGTTCAGTGCTACTTTTCCAAAGGAAATCCAG atgcTTGCTCGTGACTTCTTGGAGGAATATATCTTTCTGGCTGTTGGCAGAGTTGGCTCTACATCTGAGAATATCACACAGAAAGTAGTGTGGGTGGAAGAGTCAGACAAACGGTCATTTCTGCTTGACCTCCTTAATGCCACAGGTAAAGACTGTTTGGGAGAATTCCAACACAACTCTAATGGCTCAG GCAAAGAATCCTTGACTTTGGTTTTTGTGGAGACAAAAAAGGGGGCTGATTCTTTGGAGGATTTCCTGTACCGTGAAGGATATGCTTGCACAAGTATCCATGGTGATCGCTGTCAGCGAGATAGAGAAGAAGCATTGCACCAGTTCCGCTCAGGCAGAAGCCCAATCTTAGTTGCCACTGCA gtAGCAGCCAGAGGACTGGATATTTCAAATGTAAAACATGTAATAAATTTTGATTTGCCAAGTGACATAGAAGAATATGTACATCGAATTGGTCGCACAGGTCGTGTAGGAAATCTAG GTCTTGCAACATCATTCTTCAATGAGAGGAACATAAATATCACAAAAGACCTGTTAGATCTGCTTGTTGAGGCTAAGCAAGAAGTACCGTCTTGGCTAGAGAACATGGCATATGAGCAGCATCATAAGGGTGGCAGCAGTCGTGGACGCTCTAaagg CCGTTTCAGTGGAGGATTTGGTGCCAGAGACTATCGAACAAGCAGCAGCACTAGTAGCAGCAGTTTTGGCAGTAGCCGTGCAAGTAGTGGacgaagtggtggtggtggcagtggcggcagcggCGGCCATGGAGGTAGCAGAGGATTTGGAG GTGGCTATGGTGGCTTCTACAACAGTGATGGATATGGAGGAAACTATAACTCTCAGGGGGTAGATTGGTGGGGCAACTGA
- the DDX3X gene encoding ATP-dependent RNA helicase DDX3X isoform X7: MSHVAVENALGLDQQFAGLDLNSSDSQSGGGTASRRYIPPHLRNREASKQGFDGGWSAGRDRDAYSSFGARSDRGTGKSSFFGDRGNGSRGRFDDRGGRGSDFDGISSRSDRGGFGRFDRGGNSRWSDKSDEDDWSKPLAPSERMEQELFAGGNTGINFEKYDDIPVEATGNNCPPHIESFSDVDMGEIIMGNIELTRYTRPTPVQKYAIPIIKDKRDLMACAQTGSGKTAAFLLPILSQIYTDGPGDALRAMKENGRYGRRKQYPISLVLAPTRELAVQIYEEARKFAYRSRVRPCVVYGGADIGQQIRDLERGCHLLVATPGRLVDMMERGKIGLDFCKYLVLDEADRMLDMGFEPQIRRIVEQDTMPPKGVRQTMMFSATFPKEIQMLARDFLEEYIFLAVGRVGSTSENITQKVVWVEESDKRSFLLDLLNATGKDCLGEFQHNSNGSGKESLTLVFVETKKGADSLEDFLYREGYACTSIHGDRCQRDREEALHQFRSGRSPILVATAVAARGLDISNVKHVINFDLPSDIEEYVHRIGRTGRVGNLGLATSFFNERNINITKDLLDLLVEAKQEVPSWLENMAYEQHHKGGSSRGRSKGRFSGGFGARDYRTSSSTSSSSFGSSRASSGRSGGGGSGGSGGHGGSRGFGGGYGGFYNSDGYGGNYNSQGVDWWGN; encoded by the exons GATTTGATGGTGGATGGAGTGCTGGCAGAGACAGGGATGCATACAGTAGCTTTGGTGCAAGGAGTGATCGTGGAACAGGAAAATCAAGTTTCTTTGGTGACCGTGGCAATGGCTCAAGAGGAAG GTTTGATGACCGTGGTGGAAGAGGCAGTGACTTCGATGGTATTAGCAGTCGTAGTGATAGGGGTGGTTTTGGCAGATTCGATCGTGGCGGAAACAGTCGTTGGTCTGATAAAAGTGACGAAGATGACTGGTCCAAACCACTTGCACCAAGTGAGCGTATGGAACA GGAGCTGTTTGCTGGTGGGAACACTGgcattaattttgaaaaatatgatgacattccagttgaagcAACGGGCAACAATTGTCCTCCCCACATTGAAAGT TTCAGTGATGTTGATATGGGGGAAATCATCATGGGGAACATTGAGCTTACTCGTTACACTCGGCCCACTCCAGTGCAGAAATACGCTATTCCTATCATCAAAGACAAGAGAGACTTGATGGCTTGTGCCCAGACAG GGTCTGGGAAAACAGCTGCATTTCTTCTGCCCATATTGAGTCAGATATATACAGATGGCCCAGGTGATGCCTTGAGAGCTATGAAG GAGAATGGACGTTATGGGCGCCGTAAGCAATACCCAATCTCATTAGTATTGGCTCCCACAAGAGAACTGGCAGTTCAGATATATGAAGAAGCCAGAAAG TTTGCATATCGTTCCAGAGTTCGTCCTTGTGTTGTGTATGGTGGAGCTGATATTGGGCAGCAAATACGTGACTTGGAGCGTGGCTGTCACTTGCTTGTGGCAACTCCAGGTCGTCTTGTAGATATGATGGAGAGAGGAAAGATTGGATTAGATTTTTGCAA GTACTTGGTATTGGATGAAGCTGATCGTATGCTTGATATGGGGTTTGAACCACAAATTCGCCGTATTGTTGAACAAGATACTATGCCACCCAAGGGTGTTCGTCAGACTATGATGTTCAGTGCTACTTTTCCAAAGGAAATCCAG atgcTTGCTCGTGACTTCTTGGAGGAATATATCTTTCTGGCTGTTGGCAGAGTTGGCTCTACATCTGAGAATATCACACAGAAAGTAGTGTGGGTGGAAGAGTCAGACAAACGGTCATTTCTGCTTGACCTCCTTAATGCCACAGGTAAAGACTGTTTGGGAGAATTCCAACACAACTCTAATGGCTCAG GCAAAGAATCCTTGACTTTGGTTTTTGTGGAGACAAAAAAGGGGGCTGATTCTTTGGAGGATTTCCTGTACCGTGAAGGATATGCTTGCACAAGTATCCATGGTGATCGCTGTCAGCGAGATAGAGAAGAAGCATTGCACCAGTTCCGCTCAGGCAGAAGCCCAATCTTAGTTGCCACTGCA gtAGCAGCCAGAGGACTGGATATTTCAAATGTAAAACATGTAATAAATTTTGATTTGCCAAGTGACATAGAAGAATATGTACATCGAATTGGTCGCACAGGTCGTGTAGGAAATCTAG GTCTTGCAACATCATTCTTCAATGAGAGGAACATAAATATCACAAAAGACCTGTTAGATCTGCTTGTTGAGGCTAAGCAAGAAGTACCGTCTTGGCTAGAGAACATGGCATATGAGCAGCATCATAAGGGTGGCAGCAGTCGTGGACGCTCTAaagg CCGTTTCAGTGGAGGATTTGGTGCCAGAGACTATCGAACAAGCAGCAGCACTAGTAGCAGCAGTTTTGGCAGTAGCCGTGCAAGTAGTGGacgaagtggtggtggtggcagtggcggcagcggCGGCCATGGAGGTAGCAGAGGATTTGGAG GTGGCTATGGTGGCTTCTACAACAGTGATGGATATGGAGGAAACTATAACTCTCAGGGGGTAGATTGGTGGGGCAACTGA
- the DDX3X gene encoding ATP-dependent RNA helicase DDX3X isoform X9, translating into MSHVAVENALGLDQQFAGLDLNSSDSQSGGGTASRRYIPPHLRNREASKQGFDGGWSAGRDRDAYSSFGARSDRGTGKSSFFGDRGNGSRGRFDDRGGRGSDFDGISSRSDRGGFGRFDRGGNSRWSDKSDEDDWSKPLAPSERMEQELFAGGNTGINFEKYDDIPVEATGNNCPPHIESFSDVDMGEIIMGNIELTRYTRPTPVQKYAIPIIKDKRDLMACAQTGSGKTAAFLLPILSQIYTDGPGDALRAMKENGRYGRRKQYPISLVLAPTRELAVQIYEEARKFAYRSRVRPCVVYGGADIGQQIRDLERGCHLLVATPGRLVDMMERGKIGLDFCKYLVLDEADRMLDMGFEPQIRRIVEQDTMPPKGVRQTMMFSATFPKEIQMLARDFLEEYIFLAVGRVGSTSENITQKVVWVEESDKRSFLLDLLNATGKESLTLVFVETKKGADSLEDFLYREGYACTSIHGDRCQRDREEALHQFRSGRSPILVATAVAARGLDISNVKHVINFDLPSDIEEYVHRIGRTGRVGNLGLATSFFNERNINITKDLLDLLVEAKQEVPSWLENMAYEQHHKGGSSRGRSKGRFSGGFGARDYRTSSSTSSSSFGSSRASSGRSGGGGSGGSGGHGGSRGFGGGYGGFYNSDGYGGNYNSQGVDWWGN; encoded by the exons GATTTGATGGTGGATGGAGTGCTGGCAGAGACAGGGATGCATACAGTAGCTTTGGTGCAAGGAGTGATCGTGGAACAGGAAAATCAAGTTTCTTTGGTGACCGTGGCAATGGCTCAAGAGGAAG GTTTGATGACCGTGGTGGAAGAGGCAGTGACTTCGATGGTATTAGCAGTCGTAGTGATAGGGGTGGTTTTGGCAGATTCGATCGTGGCGGAAACAGTCGTTGGTCTGATAAAAGTGACGAAGATGACTGGTCCAAACCACTTGCACCAAGTGAGCGTATGGAACA GGAGCTGTTTGCTGGTGGGAACACTGgcattaattttgaaaaatatgatgacattccagttgaagcAACGGGCAACAATTGTCCTCCCCACATTGAAAGT TTCAGTGATGTTGATATGGGGGAAATCATCATGGGGAACATTGAGCTTACTCGTTACACTCGGCCCACTCCAGTGCAGAAATACGCTATTCCTATCATCAAAGACAAGAGAGACTTGATGGCTTGTGCCCAGACAG GGTCTGGGAAAACAGCTGCATTTCTTCTGCCCATATTGAGTCAGATATATACAGATGGCCCAGGTGATGCCTTGAGAGCTATGAAG GAGAATGGACGTTATGGGCGCCGTAAGCAATACCCAATCTCATTAGTATTGGCTCCCACAAGAGAACTGGCAGTTCAGATATATGAAGAAGCCAGAAAG TTTGCATATCGTTCCAGAGTTCGTCCTTGTGTTGTGTATGGTGGAGCTGATATTGGGCAGCAAATACGTGACTTGGAGCGTGGCTGTCACTTGCTTGTGGCAACTCCAGGTCGTCTTGTAGATATGATGGAGAGAGGAAAGATTGGATTAGATTTTTGCAA GTACTTGGTATTGGATGAAGCTGATCGTATGCTTGATATGGGGTTTGAACCACAAATTCGCCGTATTGTTGAACAAGATACTATGCCACCCAAGGGTGTTCGTCAGACTATGATGTTCAGTGCTACTTTTCCAAAGGAAATCCAG atgcTTGCTCGTGACTTCTTGGAGGAATATATCTTTCTGGCTGTTGGCAGAGTTGGCTCTACATCTGAGAATATCACACAGAAAGTAGTGTGGGTGGAAGAGTCAGACAAACGGTCATTTCTGCTTGACCTCCTTAATGCCACAG GCAAAGAATCCTTGACTTTGGTTTTTGTGGAGACAAAAAAGGGGGCTGATTCTTTGGAGGATTTCCTGTACCGTGAAGGATATGCTTGCACAAGTATCCATGGTGATCGCTGTCAGCGAGATAGAGAAGAAGCATTGCACCAGTTCCGCTCAGGCAGAAGCCCAATCTTAGTTGCCACTGCA gtAGCAGCCAGAGGACTGGATATTTCAAATGTAAAACATGTAATAAATTTTGATTTGCCAAGTGACATAGAAGAATATGTACATCGAATTGGTCGCACAGGTCGTGTAGGAAATCTAG GTCTTGCAACATCATTCTTCAATGAGAGGAACATAAATATCACAAAAGACCTGTTAGATCTGCTTGTTGAGGCTAAGCAAGAAGTACCGTCTTGGCTAGAGAACATGGCATATGAGCAGCATCATAAGGGTGGCAGCAGTCGTGGACGCTCTAaagg CCGTTTCAGTGGAGGATTTGGTGCCAGAGACTATCGAACAAGCAGCAGCACTAGTAGCAGCAGTTTTGGCAGTAGCCGTGCAAGTAGTGGacgaagtggtggtggtggcagtggcggcagcggCGGCCATGGAGGTAGCAGAGGATTTGGAG GTGGCTATGGTGGCTTCTACAACAGTGATGGATATGGAGGAAACTATAACTCTCAGGGGGTAGATTGGTGGGGCAACTGA
- the DDX3X gene encoding ATP-dependent RNA helicase DDX3X isoform X8 has translation MSHVAVENALGLDQQFAGLDLNSSDSQSGGGTASKGRYIPPHLRNREASKQGFDGGWSAGRDRDAYSSFGARSDRGTGKSSFFGDRGNGSRGRFDDRGGRGSDFDGISSRSDRGGFGRFDRGGNSRWSDKSDEDDWSKPLAPSERMEQELFAGGNTGINFEKYDDIPVEATGNNCPPHIESFSDVDMGEIIMGNIELTRYTRPTPVQKYAIPIIKDKRDLMACAQTGSGKTAAFLLPILSQIYTDGPGDALRAMKENGRYGRRKQYPISLVLAPTRELAVQIYEEARKFAYRSRVRPCVVYGGADIGQQIRDLERGCHLLVATPGRLVDMMERGKIGLDFCKYLVLDEADRMLDMGFEPQIRRIVEQDTMPPKGVRQTMMFSATFPKEIQMLARDFLEEYIFLAVGRVGSTSENITQKVVWVEESDKRSFLLDLLNATGKESLTLVFVETKKGADSLEDFLYREGYACTSIHGDRCQRDREEALHQFRSGRSPILVATAVAARGLDISNVKHVINFDLPSDIEEYVHRIGRTGRVGNLGLATSFFNERNINITKDLLDLLVEAKQEVPSWLENMAYEQHHKGGSSRGRSKGRFSGGFGARDYRTSSSTSSSSFGSSRASSGRSGGGGSGGSGGHGGSRGFGGGYGGFYNSDGYGGNYNSQGVDWWGN, from the exons GATTTGATGGTGGATGGAGTGCTGGCAGAGACAGGGATGCATACAGTAGCTTTGGTGCAAGGAGTGATCGTGGAACAGGAAAATCAAGTTTCTTTGGTGACCGTGGCAATGGCTCAAGAGGAAG GTTTGATGACCGTGGTGGAAGAGGCAGTGACTTCGATGGTATTAGCAGTCGTAGTGATAGGGGTGGTTTTGGCAGATTCGATCGTGGCGGAAACAGTCGTTGGTCTGATAAAAGTGACGAAGATGACTGGTCCAAACCACTTGCACCAAGTGAGCGTATGGAACA GGAGCTGTTTGCTGGTGGGAACACTGgcattaattttgaaaaatatgatgacattccagttgaagcAACGGGCAACAATTGTCCTCCCCACATTGAAAGT TTCAGTGATGTTGATATGGGGGAAATCATCATGGGGAACATTGAGCTTACTCGTTACACTCGGCCCACTCCAGTGCAGAAATACGCTATTCCTATCATCAAAGACAAGAGAGACTTGATGGCTTGTGCCCAGACAG GGTCTGGGAAAACAGCTGCATTTCTTCTGCCCATATTGAGTCAGATATATACAGATGGCCCAGGTGATGCCTTGAGAGCTATGAAG GAGAATGGACGTTATGGGCGCCGTAAGCAATACCCAATCTCATTAGTATTGGCTCCCACAAGAGAACTGGCAGTTCAGATATATGAAGAAGCCAGAAAG TTTGCATATCGTTCCAGAGTTCGTCCTTGTGTTGTGTATGGTGGAGCTGATATTGGGCAGCAAATACGTGACTTGGAGCGTGGCTGTCACTTGCTTGTGGCAACTCCAGGTCGTCTTGTAGATATGATGGAGAGAGGAAAGATTGGATTAGATTTTTGCAA GTACTTGGTATTGGATGAAGCTGATCGTATGCTTGATATGGGGTTTGAACCACAAATTCGCCGTATTGTTGAACAAGATACTATGCCACCCAAGGGTGTTCGTCAGACTATGATGTTCAGTGCTACTTTTCCAAAGGAAATCCAG atgcTTGCTCGTGACTTCTTGGAGGAATATATCTTTCTGGCTGTTGGCAGAGTTGGCTCTACATCTGAGAATATCACACAGAAAGTAGTGTGGGTGGAAGAGTCAGACAAACGGTCATTTCTGCTTGACCTCCTTAATGCCACAG GCAAAGAATCCTTGACTTTGGTTTTTGTGGAGACAAAAAAGGGGGCTGATTCTTTGGAGGATTTCCTGTACCGTGAAGGATATGCTTGCACAAGTATCCATGGTGATCGCTGTCAGCGAGATAGAGAAGAAGCATTGCACCAGTTCCGCTCAGGCAGAAGCCCAATCTTAGTTGCCACTGCA gtAGCAGCCAGAGGACTGGATATTTCAAATGTAAAACATGTAATAAATTTTGATTTGCCAAGTGACATAGAAGAATATGTACATCGAATTGGTCGCACAGGTCGTGTAGGAAATCTAG GTCTTGCAACATCATTCTTCAATGAGAGGAACATAAATATCACAAAAGACCTGTTAGATCTGCTTGTTGAGGCTAAGCAAGAAGTACCGTCTTGGCTAGAGAACATGGCATATGAGCAGCATCATAAGGGTGGCAGCAGTCGTGGACGCTCTAaagg CCGTTTCAGTGGAGGATTTGGTGCCAGAGACTATCGAACAAGCAGCAGCACTAGTAGCAGCAGTTTTGGCAGTAGCCGTGCAAGTAGTGGacgaagtggtggtggtggcagtggcggcagcggCGGCCATGGAGGTAGCAGAGGATTTGGAG GTGGCTATGGTGGCTTCTACAACAGTGATGGATATGGAGGAAACTATAACTCTCAGGGGGTAGATTGGTGGGGCAACTGA
- the NYX gene encoding nyctalopin → MFVIILNVFLCIPRVCSVWACVRSCPVSCVCTQERSCSILCDRAGLTQIPSEFPCEAYSINLDKNSIKFLAERAFGTLPSLRSLSLSHNNISFITPGAFKGLASLTELRMAHNEYIRYLHTRTFTSLKRLVRLDLADCNLFNIPDRIFIELPSLRELFCFQNNFRRIPGAIRGMENLTHVYLEKNRIEAVAYNSLLGLTRLKYLNLQDNRINVIHDRAFQDCKKVEYLYLNDNFISDLPENSFDGLQRLKMLNIGGNLLRNVSHTWFRDQFELEVLYLDRNRISYIEEGAFENLTSLVSLHLNSNNLTTLPFSVFQPVYFIGRLYLFRNPWECDCRIEWLKEWMENYRLVRDIPCASPSSVAGLDLTEVAFERTLDGFCLDPEELNATAYSLFPTGEPQSTTENRFNSLISKFLLQKGLSEEVVNTTESFINTTLFDGLANQASFGLGESSIKLLCSFNLWLLIISQAVEGK, encoded by the exons ATGTTTGTCATCATTTTAAATG TTTTCCTTTGCATCCCCCGCGTCTGCTCTGTGTGGGCCTGTGTTCGCTCTTGCCCTGTCAGCTGTGTGTGCACTCAAGAGAGGAGCTGCTCCATCCTTTGTGACCGAGCTGGCCTTACGCagatccccagtgagtttccttgtgAAGCCTACTCTATTAACCTGGATAAAAACAGCATCAAATTCCTTGCTGAGAGGGCATTCGGTACCCTTCCATCCCTCAGATCACTCTCATTAAGTCACAACAATATATCTTTCATCACTcctggagctttcaaagggctagCTAGCTTGACAGAGCTAAGAATGGCCCATAACGAATACATTCGGTATCTGCATACGAGGACATTCACTTCGCTCAAGAGGCTAGTAAGACTGGATTTAGCAGACTGCAACCTTTTCAATATTCCAGACAGGATTTTTATAGAGCTTCCATCTCTTAGGGAACTCTTTTGCTTTCAGAACAACTTCCGAAGGATTCCAGGAGCTATAAGAGGGATGGAGAATTTGACCCATGTTTATCTGGAGAAAAACAGGATAGAAGCTGTAGCTTATAATTCCCTCCTGGGTCTGACCCGACTGAAATATCTCAATCTGCAAGACAACAGAATAAATGTAATCCATGACAGGGCATTTCAGGATTGTAAGAAAGTGGAGTACCTTTATTTAAATGACAATTTTATCAGCGATCTCCCTGAAAATTCCTTTGATGGTCTGCAGCGACTGAAGATGCTCAACATTGGTGGAAACCTCCTCAGGAATGTCTCCCATACTTGGTTCCGGGACCAGTTTGAACTGGAAGTTTTGTATTTGGACAGAAACCGGATCAGCTACATTGAGGAAGGGGCTTTTGAAAACCTCACAAGCTTGGTGTCTTTGCACTTGAACAGTAACAATTTAACCACCTTGCCTTTCTCAGTCTTCCAGCCTGTCTACTTCATAGGGAGACTCTACCTTTTCAggaacccctgggaatgtgactgCAGGATTGAGTGGCTTAAGGAGTGGATGGAAAATTACAGACTTGTCAGAGATATTCCTTGTGCCTCCCCATCTTCTGTGGCTGGTCTTGACTTAACGGAGGTTGCTTTTGAGAGGACACTCGATGGCTTCTGTCTCGATCCAGAAGAGTTAAATGCCACAGCCTACAGTCTTTTTCCAACAGGAGAGCCACAGTCGACCACAGAGAACAGGTTTAACAGCCTTATCTCCAAATTTCTACTCCAGAAGGGCCTTTCAGAAGAAGTAGTAAACACCACAGAGAGTTTTATCAATACTACTTTGTTCGATGGATTGGCTAATCAGGCATCCTTTGGACTAGGGGAATCCAGTATCAAACTATTGTGTTCTTTTAACCTTTGGCTACTCATTATATCTCAAGCAGTAGAGGGTAAATAG